The sequence below is a genomic window from Qipengyuania flava.
AAGCGACCAGGTGAAGATGGCAAAGCCGAAGGGCTGGCCGCTGAACAGGTCATCGAACAGGCCGAGCGGGACCCCGGCCCAGATCGGCATCAGGCCGGGGCGCACGAGCCGCCAAGCGAGCAGCATGAGCAGGCCCAGCGGCGGCACGAAGGGCAGGGCGCTCGCCAATGCGAAGATGGGCAGGAGCGAGGCAACAAGGATGCTGAACCAGGGAAGGAAATTGGCAAGCAGCGGCGAATGCGAACGGTTGATACGGCTCCCGTAAGCGTCGCTGCGCGAGCGCGGATCGTTGCGCTCCATCAGTCGCCAAGCTCCCGCTCGATCGGCGTTTCGGCACCAAGGGCGGCTTCGGGTTCGAAGATGGGCTCCACGCTCACGAAATCCGTCGCAGCCGGGTCGCTGACAATGCGGGCAAGGCCGCCGTCATCGGTAATCTCGGTCACGATCGCGACCGCGATGCCCGGCGGGTAATAGCCGCCCGCACCGCTGGTGACGAAGACATCGCCTTCTTCGAGCGGGTTGATGCCGAGGTTGATCAGCTTGATGCGCAGCAGGCCGTCGCCGCGCCCTTCGGCAAAGGCCACCACCTCGTCGCTTGCGCGGCGCACCGGCAGGACGCTTTCGCTGTCTGTCAGGAGCAGTACGCGGGCGCTGTCGCTGCCAACCTCAAGGATGCGGCCCACGACACCGCGCGGCGAGCGCACCGGCATGCCGACGCTCACCCCGTCATCCGAACCTGCGCCGAGATAGGCAAAGCGGCGGGTGCTGGAGGAAGACGAACCGACAAGGCGCGCAACCGCCACCGGCTCGCGCCCTTCTTCCTGAAGGTCGAGCAGGCCCTTGAGGCGCGCGTTCTCCTGACGCACGGCTTCGGCCTCCGCGAGGCGGATGCGAGCGATCTCCATTTCCCGCTTGAGCTCGGCGTTCTTCGATCCGGCCCGGTAATAGCCGCTGATCGATTCCCAGAAGCCCTTCGTGCCCGTGCGGACCGTGGCGGCCGCTTCGGTTGCGGGCGATACGCTATCCTGCGCCGCGCCGCGCACGCCGCCGAAAAGCTGGGGCTGGAAGAACGACAGGGCAAGCAGGATCGCACCGATCAGCGCGCCGATGCCCGCGATCACATAGCCGGTGAAGAGGTTGTACTGCGCCCTGCGAGAAAATCCCGAGCGCCGTGAACTTGGCGGCGCCATCCCCTGCCTTCCTTAAGCCGTCATCAGGACGCCGCGGTAGATCGGGTCCTCCATTGCGCGACCGGTGCCCACGGCCACACAGGACAGCGGATCTTCCGCAATCGTAACCGGCAGGCCGGTTTCGTCGCGCAGGTATTCGTCGAGCCCGCCAATCAGCGCGCCGCCGCCAGTGAGCACGATGCCCTGGTCGACAATGTCGGCTGCGAGTTCGGGTGCGGTGTTTTCCAGCGCAATGCGCACGCCTTCGACGATGGCGCCGATGGGTTCGTTGAGCGCTTCGGCGATGTGGCCCTGGTTGATCGTGATTTCCTTGGGCACGCCGTTCACGAGGTCGCGGCCCTTCAGGGTGATGCTTTCACCAACGCCGTCTTCGGGCGGACGAGCGACACCGAAATCCTTCTTGATGCGTTCGGCGGTGCTGTCGCCAATCAGCAGGTTGTGGTGTCGTCGGACGTATGAAACGATCGCCTCGTCCATCTTGTCGCCGCCGGTGCGGACCGAAGTGGTGTAGGCGAGGCCGCGCAGCGAAAGCACGGCGACCTCGGTGGTGCCGCCGCCAATGTCGACGACCATCGAACCGACCGGCTCGGTGACCGGCATGTCAGCGCCGATAGCGGCCGCCATCGGTTCGAGGATGAGGTAGACCTGCGAGGCGCCGGCGTTCGATGCCGCGTCACGGATCGCGCGGCGTTCGACCGAGGTCGAGCCCGAGGGGACGCAGATGGTGATTTCCGGATAGCGCATCAGGCTCTTGCGGCCGTTCACCTTGCGGATGAAGTGCTTGATCATCTCTTCCGCAACGTCGAGGTCGGCGATCACGCCGTCGCGCAGCGGGCGGATGGCTTCGATGGAGTCGGGCGTCTTGCCCATCATCATCTTCGCATCGTCGCCAACGGCCTTGACGCGTTTCATGCCGTTGATCGTTTCCAGCGCGACCACGCTCGGTTCGTTCAGGACGATGCCCTGATCCTGCACGTAAACCAGCGTGTTGGCGGTACCGAGGTCGATCGCCATGTTCTGCACGCCGAATTTGAAGAGATTGTTCCAGAAGCCCATTTTTATTCGTTTTTCCGTTGTATCGCGTGGTCCTGCGAGAGGGGATGCGGCCCGCTCGCGCCTCTCCGTTGGAAAAGGGTGGCGGAGCCTTAGCGATAATACGCAGGGAATGCCAAAAATTTCCGCCGTTCGGGCGGGGGATAGCACCACACACCATCTCGGATTCGCGGCGCTTCGTCGCTACACTGTCTGTTCAATGCCGCAAATTCGTCGCCTGCCCGAAAATCTCGTCAACCGGATCGCCGCTGGTGAAGTGGTCGAGCGTCCGTCTTCTGCCCTCAAGGAACTGGTCGAGAACGCAATCGATGCGGGCGCCACGCGCATTGCGGTGAAGCTCGTAGAAGGCGGGCTGACCAGCCTCGAAGTCACCGACGATGGCTGCGGAATGACACCCGATGAGATGGCGCTGGCACTCGAACGGCACGCGACCTCCAAGCTGCCCGACGAAGCAATCGAACAGGTCTCTACGCTCGGCTTCCGCGGCGAAGCGCTGCCCAGCATTGCCAGCGTCGCGCGCTTCACGCTGGAAAGTCGCCCGCACGGGGCAGCACAAGGCTGGCGGCGTGTGGTCGACCATGGCGAAGTGGTCGCGGAAGGGCCTGCTGCCCTACCTCCCGGCACGCGGGTGAGGGTCGAAAACCTGTTCGGCAAGATCCCCGCACGGCGCAAGTTCCTCCGCACGCCGCGCAGCGAATACGCCGCGTGCAAGGATGTGGTCCTGCGCCTTGCAATGGCGCGGCCCGATGTCGCCATCACACTCGACCATGGCGATCGTCGGATCTTTGGCCTTCAGGGCGGCGAAGGGTTGGCAAACCGCGTTGCGCAGCTTGTCGCGCGCGAGCTGAAGGACAACGGCGTCGCCCTCGACATGGAACGAGGGAGCATGCGTCTGACCGGGATCGCGGGTCTGCCGACGTACAACCGCGGGATTGCCGACCACCAGTACCTGTTCGTTAACGGACGTCCGGTGAAGGACCGCCTGCTGACCGGCGCCGTGCGCGGGGCCTATGCCGACATGCTTGCGCGCGATCGTCACGCGGTGCTGGCGCTGTTCCTCGAGATTCCTTGCGAGGATGTCGACGTGAACGTCCATCCGGCCAAGACCGAGGTTCGCTTTCGCGATGCGCAGGGGGTGCGCGGCTTCATCGTTTCGGGTCTTCGCCAGGCTCTGGCCACAGGCGACAAGCGCAGCGCGCAGACGCCCGATGCAGGTGCGATGGCGCGCTGGCAGCAGGAACCCGTTCGCGAAGAACCCGCGCCTGCCTTGGCCTCGATCTTCAACGGGCGCGACTGGTCCATGCCGCAGCCGCGCGTTTCCGAACCGGGCTCAGCCTGGAGGGGCGAGGGCAGCGCTGTACTCGCGCAGCCGCAAGGCCGGGCGGAAGAGGCCGCACCGGTCGAGGCGCAGGAGCAGGACTATCCTCTCGGTATTGCCCGCGGCCAGGTCGCAAACACCTATATCGTCGCCGAAGCGCAGGACGGACTGGTGCTCGTCGACCAGCATGCTGCCCACGAACGGCTCGTCTTGGAACGGCTGCGTGCGGCGGGCGCAGAAGAAGCGGTGGCACGCAGCCAGGCGCTGCTCATCCCCGAAGTCGTCGAGCTGGACGAGACGAGCTGCGACCGGCTCGAAGGCGCGGCGGAGAAGCTCGCCGAGCTTGGTCTTGCAATCGAGCGTTTCGGATCGTCGGCCATGCTCGTTCGCAGCCTGCCGCACGCCATTGCGAAGACCGATCCGGAGAAGCTCCTGCGCGATATCGACGATGACCTTGCCCTCAACGGCGAGGCTCTGCTGCTGGGCGAGAAGCTCGACCTCGTGCTCGCGACCATGGCCTGCCACGGTTCGGTCCGCGCTGGGCGCGTGCTGCGGGTCGACGAGATGAACGCTCTTCTACGTGAGATGGAACGCACGCCTCGGTCCGGCCAGTGCAACCACGGCCGCCCGACCTGGGTGAAGCTGTCCATGGATGACGTCGAAAAGCTGTTCGGGAGGCATTGATGCGGTTTGCGGTTCCCCTTCTTGCGCTGGCCCTGGCCGCCTGTTCGTCCGAGGTCAGCGAGGAGGAGCGCGCTGCCGCCGTGGCCGAGGTCGAGGCCGCGCAGGTGCCGCAAGAGCTCGAGCTTGGTGCCATTCGCTACCGCGAGATCGAGCAGCACGACCTTTACGGCGCCGGGTGCAGCTTCGCGCCCGACGGGGGAGGGCTGTCAGCCGTAGCCTTGGCGATGGCGGAGGAAGGGCACTTCCTGCTCGATGGCGAGCTCATCACGCTTGCCGCCGACAAGGGCAGCGCGGAATTGCCCTACCTCGCACGGCGGGAATACGATGGCCTCGCCTATTCGATGACGCTCGACCTCGATGAGACCGCAGGCGAGCAATCGGGCGAGGAAACGAGCGATTATCCCGCCACTCTCACCATTCGCGATGCGCGGGAACAGGTAG
It includes:
- the mreD gene encoding rod shape-determining protein MreD; amino-acid sequence: MERNDPRSRSDAYGSRINRSHSPLLANFLPWFSILVASLLPIFALASALPFVPPLGLLMLLAWRLVRPGLMPIWAGVPLGLFDDLFSGQPFGFAIFTWSLVLITVEIVEARLPWRAFWQDWFTAGILVASYLLAGWLLSGGEPTIHSLIALVPQLVFSILIFPIAARLVAMLDRMRLTRWKAV
- the mreC gene encoding rod shape-determining protein MreC; translation: MAPPSSRRSGFSRRAQYNLFTGYVIAGIGALIGAILLALSFFQPQLFGGVRGAAQDSVSPATEAAATVRTGTKGFWESISGYYRAGSKNAELKREMEIARIRLAEAEAVRQENARLKGLLDLQEEGREPVAVARLVGSSSSSTRRFAYLGAGSDDGVSVGMPVRSPRGVVGRILEVGSDSARVLLLTDSESVLPVRRASDEVVAFAEGRGDGLLRIKLINLGINPLEEGDVFVTSGAGGYYPPGIAVAIVTEITDDGGLARIVSDPAATDFVSVEPIFEPEAALGAETPIERELGD
- a CDS encoding rod shape-determining protein, translating into MGFWNNLFKFGVQNMAIDLGTANTLVYVQDQGIVLNEPSVVALETINGMKRVKAVGDDAKMMMGKTPDSIEAIRPLRDGVIADLDVAEEMIKHFIRKVNGRKSLMRYPEITICVPSGSTSVERRAIRDAASNAGASQVYLILEPMAAAIGADMPVTEPVGSMVVDIGGGTTEVAVLSLRGLAYTTSVRTGGDKMDEAIVSYVRRHHNLLIGDSTAERIKKDFGVARPPEDGVGESITLKGRDLVNGVPKEITINQGHIAEALNEPIGAIVEGVRIALENTAPELAADIVDQGIVLTGGGALIGGLDEYLRDETGLPVTIAEDPLSCVAVGTGRAMEDPIYRGVLMTA
- the mutL gene encoding DNA mismatch repair endonuclease MutL is translated as MPQIRRLPENLVNRIAAGEVVERPSSALKELVENAIDAGATRIAVKLVEGGLTSLEVTDDGCGMTPDEMALALERHATSKLPDEAIEQVSTLGFRGEALPSIASVARFTLESRPHGAAQGWRRVVDHGEVVAEGPAALPPGTRVRVENLFGKIPARRKFLRTPRSEYAACKDVVLRLAMARPDVAITLDHGDRRIFGLQGGEGLANRVAQLVARELKDNGVALDMERGSMRLTGIAGLPTYNRGIADHQYLFVNGRPVKDRLLTGAVRGAYADMLARDRHAVLALFLEIPCEDVDVNVHPAKTEVRFRDAQGVRGFIVSGLRQALATGDKRSAQTPDAGAMARWQQEPVREEPAPALASIFNGRDWSMPQPRVSEPGSAWRGEGSAVLAQPQGRAEEAAPVEAQEQDYPLGIARGQVANTYIVAEAQDGLVLVDQHAAHERLVLERLRAAGAEEAVARSQALLIPEVVELDETSCDRLEGAAEKLAELGLAIERFGSSAMLVRSLPHAIAKTDPEKLLRDIDDDLALNGEALLLGEKLDLVLATMACHGSVRAGRVLRVDEMNALLREMERTPRSGQCNHGRPTWVKLSMDDVEKLFGRH